The genome window AGACAGTACGATAGGCGAACGCAACACACAGAGCCCCACGCATTTGTACTTGCGCTATTCGCTTAGAGTACATTTCTTTACTGAGGGAGTCAGCCCATATTTCGGGTCGGTAAAGGAGGATGGATTGAACCACATTCATCAGCAAGTGACGCTTGTTGGATAAGGGCCCTCCGACGTTGGACATCAGTtggcaaatcgcaaacattctagccgcagcGTTGTCTTCGGTGTTGCGAATctactcgaagaagctcatttttgTGCCTATGATGATGCTTAGGTATTTCACGGCCGGCTTCGAAAAAACCATGATCTCATCCacctgaatagggaggactgtggGAACCCTCTTCTTGGTCAGTACAacgacttcagttttctccagagtGAGGGAGAATCTATGcttagtcatccatctgcttactcccCCCgtcaccattcccagtgtgctCTGAGCGTGCTTAACCCTGCATGCAGTAACCAGTTCCGCAACATCAGCCGCGTATCTGATCAGATGCGACTAatcaggcatctcgagtcgtAAAAGCTATCGTATAAGGCATTCTAAAAGTCCGAAACAAAGATGGAGCCGCCCTCTATGTTATCTTCATTCTGCGCTGTCCTTCCGGGTTCTCGTAGAGTAGGACACAGTCCTTTAAATAGTCTATCATCAtccgcaataggtagcctggagtatgaACCGcttcctctagttcctttgcagtgaagagtgggtATTCCTCATTATTCACTCCATCGCCTGCGTCAGTTCGGATGGGGTGGAGGAAGAAGGTCCtacacgatttcttccatcttcgctgATTCCATAGAACAGGGCGACCGATGGGCATCTagttttttttggaaaccaACTTGCACCCACTCTTATACTCTGCGGTTCTAAGCGTCAGCAATCTGCCGAAATCTGAGGCAATTCCTTGGTAGGCTTCCAATTTCGACCGTCCTTGTATGTCTTTGGTACTAATGTTGCTAAATGCTCTTCTATACTCGGGAAGGCAGCTATGGTATATTGTTTGTAGTGTAACGACTGCTCAGTGGTGCTAATTACCGCATGAAAAAAGGTTTCTTTGGATTTACCTTCGAGGTAGGCGTACTGAGAAGGGCGTCCTCTCCATGATTGTTTTTAAGTTAATGTTCAGGACACGCCCTaaggcgtttaaaaccaaagaGCTGAGGTTGATTTTccccgaaagtccttcgcggagtCGGTATGAAAGCTACGTGTGCgcatttccggtaaatttttctttctgtttCTGGAGCATGGCTGGCATTATGCCACCCGGGCGTAGaggtttatatgcggagaagcttttCATAGTCTAGgggattttatcctcggtaattatcaATTTGTTAGTCTCACAGGACTGGGTCTGCacaccctccaagcaaggttctgattcGCAGGCCTCCTTGCTGGTGGAGAAGTGTGTGCGGATTAACAACTCCAAGGTATTGCCAGACGGTTTTGTCTAGGAGCCTTCcgaatttttaagaaaggatgggttcATATGGTTTTTgcccagaatcttactgagtctcgcagACTTCCTGGTGTTTTCaacgttctgacaatagtccagccaagaccaTTTCTTGGCAGTCTTGATTGCTAAATTGCACCTATTCGGGTAGCCTTATATAGCCGCCAGTACTTGTGCCTGTAATATATGTTGTAGACCTCCTTgtgtggggggtttgtcagtccGCGTGGGACCGTCGGTCCGCATCTCCTTCAACAACTCGTTGGCGGCGTTGATTGGAACTAAGTCGTCGTCTGGCTttacagagcggaacactttgcGTTCCTGGCTCCCAACCGCACTTCATAGTTTACCTTTTCTAGAGCCTCCAGGTACTccccgtttatacggagcaggcTTTTCGCCTGGGGTTCTTCccccttgataactacccagtccATGGAAATCCTGGACGAGCTTATCTTTATCTAtgccaaccagatgcgagcgacccgTATCCTGAGAatttcgtcgtaagggataactttgagcttttacgccctcccaggtgtCGCTGATGTTAGCGCACGAACCAAGAAGGTCCCTGGAAAATTGGTCCTCGTAAGCTATAACCCATCGACAACTGGGAGGAATCGAAGCAGGGAATGGATCCCGTGTGTTCTCCTTTCTAGTCCAGGAAATGCTCAATGAATATTTCCGGCAGCTTGGCTTTAAGGTTGGTCCACacttccggcgctagtttgccgctatcGGAATTGCCATCCGCTAGAGCCAGACgcaagtggctcctggccacgttgcTCAAGGCTGGTCGGCTGGCTGTTACTGCTTACTTTTCTGCAGAGGTTGTTTAGCGTCCGAGGTCTTGCAcgctctgctccgcttgtgtttttgttcaTCTGAGATCGGTTGCTTGAGAGCGGTTGGTTTCGCCTTCTGCTTGTCTGCCAGGCATTTGCTGTTATATAGCTCAACAACAACCTGATATTCAGCGAAATCCTTTTCAAGCCGCTCGTCTATACGTCGAGTATCGGCctttttattcttagcaatcttgctgagaatattcaTGGCCATCTGATACCGGCTGACAGGACCCCGGTGGACCTTCGCTCTTAGCTGGTTTCCAGTAACTGACATTTTTGTCGGTCTTCGCTTTTGAGTGGTCCCCCGACGTTgacggtttcgggttaggagtactatggttGGTACTCGTTACACCCAAATTGACGGTAGGggattccaagctggaaaccactatcCCTTCTGCCACCTCGCTCTGGGAAGTCCCTTTAGCTAGCCCGCTACAAGGGAAAGGGagagagttcgcatactaaagaccaagctccccattggccacgcagtctCGGCATACACTGTTCCGCATTGGCTTAGGGTCCTACTAACACCTCCAaagcagggaggacgatccccgggctgttgcttcccctcgccagatccacttgcccctaacatATCACCAGCTGGCAATCAGATTCTCGCCAGTTGGATGAGCCCACATCTAGCCTGGCACTACACACACATAGCttgtttccagcggccaccgcgacgaggtcgtgtgaggacttgcagaattatgcaactttgacCTGAAGCacaatcagaccaggccgccaagTTGGACAGACACCGGATTTTCCATTATTGTGCACTCACAAGGATACTTCGGTATGAGTTAAGGAAATTTCGTGTGTCCTTCAACCATTCCATAGTATCGACTTTATAAAACACTGTCTGGATTTGGAATTTCAACAAGACTGTTCACTTTCATTAGAATGACAATGAGCCGATCCAGcagtaaaacaaaactaaatttttttcgGTTCAGATTCGCGACTAAAACTAGCGAAACAAATCCCCGCCACCGACAACCATGCGAAAAACATCGCCAGCGTGCCCAGGGATCTTGAATTGTGCACGCACGTCTTGGTAAGGACCGACGTCTCCCGGAGGCTGTTGTACCCAGCTTATAGCGCACCTCACAAAGTCCTTGAGCGAGATCGACGTAATTTTGCCTTCGACGTCGGAGGCGCACCTAAGAAGGTCTCAATAGCTGGCCTGAAACCTTTCTTCCGGGAGAAAGCGCGAGCGGCGCGACCGGTTCGATTGCTGAGCTGAGGGTGTTACGACTCAGACGTTCACCGAAATCTCCTGGTTGCCGTTTTTAGGCacaggagactcgctttcatctttctccgtctgccgtttttcattaagaaatccCAGGATCAccaagtggaggtggagatagggtttggtagtagaggtgtTAGTgctgattcagcaggcgttacCTAATGATGCTGCTTTTAAATATTAAGTAGAGATGTTTCTTAATTGAAATAAGGAATCCATTTCGTAGGTTAGTTAAAAGAAGTCATTTCGTTTTTAGCATTTTCTAAAAATCTTGAAAGGTCCGATTTAGAAGTTTCATTCTCTCCTATCCATTCCTTTATTCATATTGTAATAACACTTTTATTGCAGGTCCTCGCTTATTTCACATTGTGTATTTGGGTCGTCCCGTTCGCGCTGTTTGTGTCGCTGAGTGcaaatgataatgttcttccaACAGTCTCAGAACAAAGTCCGCTACTAGGTAAGAGGTCCTGACTTCGTTTTTAGCTCACTGTTAAACCCATGTTTATTCTAGATAATCGTGATGTTGTTTCCAACTACTTTTCACGTAAAGGCAAGAAACAAGGCCTGCTCTCCCTTTTCAACTATGCGAAAGAAAGTCTACTGCCGCAACGAAGTAAAAAATCATTTTAGTCGAAGGGCTGCCCGCGGTCGACATTCTATCAATGCGTTGATAGCCAGTAGTAGTCCCAGATGCTGGCAACCGCCCCGATGTGATCTGATGCGTAGTAGTTTATTCGAACATTAGGACTAGGGTCATGATACAGATGATATTTAAGGTATACACTTATGAATGAGGTCACACTCTCCTTGGAGACCATTTACTCAGTCTATtccttttaatttatatttacattttaCATAGACGTTGCATTGTTTTGTATTTGTAAGATTTTTTGTTTCCATCACAGACTGTTTGATAATCAGAGTGAAATACTATTTGGAGGTTTACAGTTATATTTATCAACTAACTATGTAATGTGCGTAGCAAGCTGTTAAATGGGCTTGAGATTATTTATgataaggcatttgataaaaaaaaagaaatgttggaaaaaaaacgagaaaattatatttaagCGGAAAAAATGTCTTTTGCAATTAGcaggaagtcctttttctttgatAGGCTATGTCCATTACACCTTTTACAATCGCAAAATATGCTGTTCGATGGGAattttctcacggggcataatCATAGTGAGTTTTTTCGTAGATTTAACATTTTATCTCCATGACACTCAGGCACTTGGATCAcctcggcctgtcagttacgccggaTGAGACCCTCAATGCACTCGGtcaccagttgaactgaaaactTCATCCACGTAGTGGCAGGTTACaccatcattagttcaactctgcaCGTGGAAGGCCTTGGGGCGTTTCGTTCACATCCTGAGCAAATATTAAGTCCTCGCTCACAGCCTAAGCAAACATGTCtgaccgaatcatttttcattcgatcacctgAACATGGAGCCTGTGTCTACTGCACGGTGCCATTAGAGTGCCTTAGCCGTTAGGCCGTACCTCCTCCCTTGCTTGTTTTCTGGTTTTACCAGATGGTAGATTTCTTGCAAAGATGCGTCCTTACAAGTCCCTCACCGGGGGATGCGACTCTAGCTTGTCGGCTTGTTTAACATCACAACCATCTCGAGTCCAACGCCAATGTTGAGTTACGCACAATGTTACGAATGGGCCACACTTAACCCCGAGTTTCGTGTTTTGCCCCAGATTCCTCTGAGACCGGTGCGATCATCCGTTCGACAGCCTTTGGGACTTATCTTGTAGATTGAGGAAACGCATCTTCGAGATCTACATGGACTTATTGCCGCCAACTTTGCTGTGGTATCAACAGTCGAGCCTTTGGCAATGCTCGTTTCGCGTCGCTAACCTTCCAGCGTGCTATCCGAGTCTTCATGTCTCCCTTCCCCATTCTATCCTCTTAACCCCTATTTCATCTCCCATACATTTTTGCCCTCTTTAGCCCTATTTTCTTCCGCTAAGCATTTCTGGTTCAACCCTGTACCATTTGCCCAGTGTTGTGCCATCGTGCTGACCTATTTTGTGGTCCACAGGCCCGAAAAAACCCCTTGGTCGCGTTAGTCGGATTTAATTACCCGCGTGTTCTCCCTATACTAAAATTAGGCTCAGGCTATTTGCCTGCAATCGGATTCCCCACAAAATCCTCTTTAATTGTTTTGGCTTAGGCCAGAGGCATTTCCCGAGATAAAGATTTTAGCCCGAGTATTCCTAAAAAGTTGACTTATGGGCCACGTTTTATAATTCGCCCTGTCACCAATGTCGGTAATTTCTATCTTTCCCTGCCTGTTATCTTTCCGGCAATTGACAAATTCAATTAAGATTTCCCCAAAACTCCTTAAAAGTTTACCATGGAAATCTCCTTGGGAGTCTACCCTGAAAATCTCCGTAAAAATTTATCATGAAAATCTCCTTAAAGGTTTATCATGGAAATCTCCTTAAGAGTTTAACATTATGTTCCCCAGGGCTGGAATATTGTAATTACACGGAAATCCTTTGGAGACGAGCTTCTGATAATTATAATATCCGCAACCCTTTTTATGTACTCATGCTCTTTTGAGCACGTTGGACGTTTGAGATGCCCCAGCCTTCCGATGTTCCCCTATATGCTTTCGTCGTGCGCAAGGCTCATTACACCGGAAGCCTTTTTGGTTTTCAGCACCTCCCTGCAAAAATTCTCAAATGCAGAATAGAACTTCTGCCCAACAATGTGCTCCGGGTGTACTGGCCATGCTTGAATTTACTAGCAGCCTCTGCCTTTCTTCATCATGAACCGGACATTCGCATAGCACGTGAAGTGCCGTTTCCTGTGCTCCGCAGTCGCAGCGACTACTTGTGCTGAACTGGAATTGTCGTAACATCCATTTGAAGTCACCATGTCCTGATAGAAATTGGCTTGTGTAATGATTGGTTATCATTCCAATTCTCCTTGCAATGTCTGGGAAGAACAACCTTGTAATTTGGCCCTTTTCACTGTTGTCCCATTCCCTTGGCAATTGTCTAATCATGGCTGCCCTCAGCTTGGTTTTCATGTTTATGGAGTAATCTGCATTGAAAACCTTGCTTTCCACCGAGAAGCTGATCCCCTTCCTCAGCATGTGCGAATAATGCTTCTCCATTACTGCCAGCCTTATCGATAGTCCTCTGTATAGGATAGTTTTTGCCCGATTTCCTAGTCCCTACTCCGAATTTGCAAGGCCGGCAAGCtggataaatattttttttgccttGCTAACGGTTTCAGCCATATGTCGCTTATGCCTCTTACACCCACTGATCCATAAGCCCAGGTACTTTAGATCTGCAACCATTTGAATAGTGCTGTCCCGCACTTTCAGTTGTGGCCTCCTGGACAATTTCCCTTTCAGAAGGATTGCCTGCGTTTTCCTCACTGATAGTGTAAGTTTGACATCGCTGCACCACGAGGTAATATCGTCTGTGACTTTTCGGGCGAGGTCTTCAAATTTCGCTTCGATTTCTGCCCTCGATGAGGATCAGAATATCATCTACGTAAGCAACCGGAGTAATTTGTTCCGATATACTGGACAACTTCATGACTAGTTGGTCAAAGACAAGACTCCACAAACTTGGCCCGAGTGTGGAACCCTGCGGGCAACCTTTGCCAACTCTTTTTTCTTTCCTCTCGAAATTGTCTTCCATAGCTATCTTTCGGTCCCGTAGATAGCTGAAAATGAGCCCATAGAGCGCACTCCCTTCTTTCCAGCGCTTTAAGTAGTGCTGGTCACCAAAGATGGTCGGAGGCTCCTTCAATGTCAAAGGCGATTGCAAGCACGTAGGTCTTTTGACTGTTCCTAACAATACTCTCTACTTCGTAGATTGTATCTTCGGTGCCTTTCCCTGGACGGAGCCCAAACTGTCGCTTCGCAACTCTAGGTCCATCGTCAAGGAAAGGTTTCAGCCTGTTGAGGATGAGCCTTTCCAGCAATTTGCCAGCCACCGGGAGCAAGCATATTCGCCGATAtgacttcacctctgccctgtcctttccctccaccttatAGATCGCTCGAATCGATCCCACCTTCCATATCGCAGGGAAAATTTTCTCCTGCAGACACTGGTTTTACATTTGCAACATCTGGCGTGGAATCGCTTCGACCGCTCTTTTAAGGATTTCCACCTCGATTTGGTCAGCCCCTGGCGCCTTACCATTCCGAAATCGATTGGCTGCAGCTTCCAGTTCTGCAATTTCGAACGGCCTCTCAGCTTTCGCTTTATCTCCACTGCGATCTTCTATCGTGGCCCTGATCGAGTCCCTAAGAGCACGTTGATTCGCCGGGTCCTCATGTGGATTGTCATCAGGGGGGAAGCCTACCAGTATGGCTTTCGCTGTGTTCTTCCAGTTTTCCGTTCGCAGCTTTAATGGATGTGAGCGGTTCCTCCCTCCGCAGCCTTGTATCGAATCCCCACTGAATTTGTGTTTCCTACTTCAGTAACGAACGTCTTGCAGCTTTCCAGTCTGGATTTCTTCAGTTCGTCTTTGTAGGCTTCACGCCGGAGCCTGAAATCAATCAAACTGTCATCCCAGTCGGCCGTATTTCAAGCCCTTTGAAGTTCTCTTCTGGCTTTGTTGAATCTTTTCTTTAGCTTTGAAATTCCCTCATTCCAGCCTGGTATTTTGCCATTTCTCacctgaacagtcaaaactgacaaACAGACTGTCTCATCCACGTTACGGCCGCCAGTCAAATGTGGACTCTTCCGGCTTAACTGACCGTGGATGCCGAGCTTAAGGATGGGCTGGGAGCGACTACCAAACGACCGCAACACGGCGATGATGCACTTTAACGCAGTGTGAGTgaccatgcgaaaatatatTGCTAGATcgccgattgtcgcaaacacttcaagcagtgacCCGGTGGTTATTAGCTATAGAAacatcctctttttcttcagcctttatcccgttcacaagcagggtcggctcgtcgtgatcagtttcgaagGCAGTGCAAATCTACAGTAGAGCTCACTTGGCTAGACTGTTACCGAATAGGACTCTTTGACTCACTATTCGCATGTTGCTTCCGATTCTCATCTTTGGGTGGTTTTAACAAAtaggaagaaaaggaaaattgtcCCGTTGGAAACCATCCTTTTCCGTAACGTCTTCGCGAGGAGCATTCAGTCTAGCTGCtttgggtatcagatgaaataaTGACTACGGCCCATACACAAGAATCATAGTTGCTAAGACTTGTTGGTGGACTGATGTAACGAGTTACACATGGCTTCCATCATCTTAGGAGCTGATGCCCAATAATGAAACATCCAGTTTTAACCGaaacaaatttaataaaaatttccatATATGAAGTTTAcccttaaattaaatttaagatttttctGCTTATAATATAGAAGGAACCTCGAATAATCTCTTCTTTCAGGCACTCCTCTCCTTCACAGTTCCATCGGCCATACCAAAGTATGCTTTCCTAGCCATGTTAACAAACAATCCCGTCTCAACTACGCCGGGCATCTGGATCAGTTCGCGATTCACTGCATCCCAGTCGTATTCCTTTTGCTGGTCGAAATCCCAATCTAAGATAAAGTTGCCGTTGTCTGTCACACATGGTCCAGCCTTCGCAACGGCCATTCGGAGCTTCAATTTCCCTCCGAAGCGGGTTTGGATCCGGCTTCGAAGGGGAACATAAGCCATGGGAACAACCTCAATGGGGATCCCCTTTTTGTACTGTTCTCCTAGTTTGCTTGAATCTTTCGTGTAGTCGGCAATAACGATCATTTTATCGGCACAGGCGGCGACAATTTTCTCCTGGAGTAGGCAACCACCGCCTCCCTTTATCAAGGTCATGTTGGCGTCGACTTCGTCAGCCCCATCGATGGCGCAGTCAAGATGGGGGTTGCGGTCCAAGTCACCCAATTGCAGGTTATTTTCCACGATAAGTTGGCGGGCTTGGAAACTCGTGGGAACACACACAACCCgtaaattctcctgagacactCGCTGAGCAAGTCTTTCGACCGCAAACACTACCGTCGAGCCGCTTCCGACACCGATTGCTGTGTCGTTCTGAACCCACTCGTCTACAGCTTTGTAGGCGGCGATTTTCTTGGCTTCATTGAGGCTCATTGCAGAAAATAGTCGGCGGAACACTTGTGTGAAAGATGGAAGGCGCACTACACTGAGCAGCATATGCTTTCTGTAGTAACTTGAAAGACGTTACAAACGTTCCGACACTACACACCGGTCCAGAAGCAGCAGGCACACTTCTGACAGGttggaaagtgcgtttgcactcTTGCACGACCAATTTAAGGTTAAGAGTGTTTCGTCTAGTGAACATAAGATGTCGCTGCTTGTTAACATCTGTTACGTCAATATGATTTTTCTGACCGGTTTCGAGGTTTGGACActctaatttgaaatttcaaacttgAATCTTCAGGCTTCGGCCTCGGAAGGGAAATTTATCGTTGTGGCTGCCTCTGTTTTGCCGCGCTAGTCACATATCAGTCTAGGTATAATGAAATACTAGCAAATGCAATGCAACACCTTGCACATGCAGCTGAGTAAGCAGCTTGCAATTTGACCCTTTATAAAAATTCCACAATATGGCAAAAATGCAGACGACaggtcagcactttattttgaataaattagcgACTGATATGTGGTTTTTCGCAGTCCGTTCTCGATACCATTAGCTGTAATGCTGTCCGTGGAATTTTGAAAtcgttttattaataaattgtgTAAAGTACAAAGTGTTTGTTTTTCTTAATTGTGGATTATCACAAGTGAAATTtggacaactttttttttttcgcgAGTCGTAAGGCCACAACGAAACTGGCGCTGTCGGTCAACCTTGTAAATCGGAAAGTGATTATTCGTGAAGAATAAGCCgataataagaacaataaaacaCAAGTTTGTAAATCATAAATAGTGTTCGCAAAGAAccttttgattgcaaaacctaaAAACACACATTGTAATCAtagtaattaattaaataattaacctATTACCTAATTACACGCAGCTAAAATCATTATATTGCAAGTACAGGAAGTCACCCAAACTGTTTTAAATTATATGGTGAGACTGCCATATAAGTTTGCTCAGttttaataacaacaataatataAAGAGTGAAAGTCCTTAGCGAATGCTTAGCAGCAAAAAGAGACGGTGCCATAAATTTGACGTGACAAGGAATATCGAAAATCAGGAAGAAATGGCAGAACAAGTTCAACATTTGCAACACCAAATTCAGGAACGAGAACAACAAATCCATCAGTTGGCAGAGGCATTAGAACGGTTAACACAACAACAACAGTCGGCGGAAAATAGACACAGGATCATGAAGGAGATCCAGTTCATGAGTTGTTTTACGGGCAGTGGCCCAGTGTCCGTTAATGCATTTATCAAAAACGTGGAGTACTACCTGAACAACATAACCGACCCAAATGCAAGGAAAGCAGCAACAAGGGCAATATACCAGGAAAAAATCCAAGGGGAGGCGAAAAATGCTGTTATGGGTTTACCTGAACCCGACAACTGGGAGGACATCAAAAGCAGCCTGAAACTACGGTACAGACCGGAACTGGAACCGGCGGAAATTTACCGACAAATTACCAACCTGCGAGGAGATATGGTAAGCGATCTTGCTATCGATAtactaaatttaaaatataaggcTGAGgaaattatattgtattatgaGAATGATATGAATGTAGACCTAAATAGCGCTGAATCCCTATTGGTAAATGTTGTCAAAGAAATGACACAGGGTGTATTGTTAGAGAAAATTTATAGTTTAAAAAGTGTAAATGAAATTGTAAAAATCATGAGAGAGAGACGTTTCGAAGATAGTTGTATCAGACCAGAATTCCGGAAAACTGACGTGTCTAGCTATAATAAccatttcaataataaaaagtacaaaaataaatttcaaaaaaattggagTGAAAATAATTCTCAGGATAATCCAAAGTATCAAGGAAATCCCAGCCAAGACATCCGACAAAACGACCAAAACACTGATAACAGACAATACAACAAGAGGGAGAAATACAATGATAGTAATTCCAACTCACAAAATACGAACGAAACACGAAATTACAACCCTTCCAGAAAATTTAAAGCCAATTATAGACAGGGTAATTCACGTCAATATTCGAATACTCGAAAGCATCAGCAAGTAGAGCCCATGGAGGTGGACAATATCCAAAGCACCTCATTGGGAAAGCCCTCTACTATCTCACGGCAACAGTCCGAACTTGATAGTAACCCGAACGAAGGAGGCCAATTTTTTATCAATTAGCCTCGGATGAGTTACCCTTAATCAAGATTACAATAGACCAATCAAAATTTATAGCTTTGGTAGATACAGGGTCATCCTTTAGTTTAATAAACGAGAAACTAAAGcaatttcagaaaataaaaatcaaaccaATACAATTTCGCACAATTACTAACATAGATGTAATTAATTTCGAGGTGCATACACCTTCATCAATCGAAATCAATGCCCCACCAGGATTTAAAGTTCGCTGGAAGGTTAGAGATTTAGGAGAAAGgaaatatgattttattataGGGATGGATATACTTAACCAGTTGGAAACGATAATAAACTTAGAAAACAAAACTGTTACCCTTAATGGTCAAGTAAGAGATATGTTTCCTTGAAGCTACAAGTCCTGATTACCTTAGTAGACTGAAATTAAACCATTTAAACCAAGAAGAAAAGCGAGAAATCTTAAAATTAATCA of Hermetia illucens chromosome 4, iHerIll2.2.curated.20191125, whole genome shotgun sequence contains these proteins:
- the LOC119655770 gene encoding ribose-5-phosphate isomerase, with amino-acid sequence MLLSVVRLPSFTQVFRRLFSAMSLNEAKKIAAYKAVDEWVQNDTAIGVGSGSTVVFAVERLAQRVSQENLRVVCVPTSFQARQLIVENNLQLGDLDRNPHLDCAIDGADEVDANMTLIKGGGGCLLQEKIVAACADKMIVIADYTKDSSKLGEQYKKGIPIEVVPMAYVPLRSRIQTRFGGKLKLRMAVAKAGPCVTDNGNFILDWDFDQQKEYDWDAVNRELIQMPGVVETGLFVNMARKAYFGMADGTVKERSA